DNA from Acidobacteriota bacterium:
CCGCGTGGTCCGGATCATGGACGTGTTCAAGCTCGAGGAGTTCGGCACGCCTGAGGCGTTCTGGGTCATCGAGGTGAAGGACTTTCCCGCGGTGGTGACCATGGACGCCCACGGCGGCAGCTTGCACGACGACGTGCTGAAGGACTCCACGGCCCGCGCCAAGGGCCTGCTGGACTGACGGCGCCCGGATTCGTACTCGTAATCGTCATCGAGACTCGTTCCTGATCTTCGGATTTCGGACAGTGGACATCGGCATTCGGACTTCGGAGGTCGGACCTGGGACCGCGGTTCCGAGTCCTCGTCACCGGATCTCAGAGCCCTGCTACCAGAACTCAGGTCCCAGAACCCAGTCCTCGAACTCCCCCCATTCACCGATTCACCCGTTTCCACCAAGCTGATTCCTGTTCAAATATCTGATATCCGATATCCGGAATCTTAAATTCCAAGACCGGGTCCGATTCTGACGATCAAAAAATTGAGTATAAATTCAACTAAAAAACCTCTTTGTGCCCTTTGTGCCTGTGGTGAACATCTTCCTTCCAGCCTCGAGACTGAAAATCAACTTGCCTCATCCGGCGCGTTATGCTATTCATGAATAATTATAAGGAAACTGTAATATGTCAACACACCGAATCACCCAGCATCCCGTCCTGGACATTCCCCCAACCGAGACCGTGACCTTTTACTGGCAGCGCCAGCCGTTCACCGCCCGCCGCGGCGAGATGATCAGCTCGGCGCTCATCGCCAACGGCGTCAAGGTGTTCGGCCGGCACCACCGCGACGGAAGCGGCCAGGGGCTTTTCTGCGCCAATGGCCAGTGCTCCAAGTGCATGGTCATCGCCAACGGCATGCCCGTCAAGTCGTGCATGACGCCGGTGAAAGCAAACATGGTTGTGGAAAGCTGCGGCGGCCTGCCTGAGCTGCCGGCGGCCGACGCTGCGCCCGCCCTCCACGACATTCCCGAAACCGAAACCGACGTGCTGGTCATCGGCGGCGGACCGGCGGGACTGTCGGCCGCCATCGAGCTCGGCAAAATGGGGATCCACACGCTGCTTGTCGACGACAAGACCGAGCTCGGCGGCAAGCTGGTGCTCCAGACCCACAAGTTCTTCGGCTCGGTGGAGGACTCGCGCGCCGGCACCCGCGGCAACCACATCGGCCGGCTCCTGGGCGAGGCGGTGGCGTCCGACCCCCACATCGAAGTCTGGCTCGACAGCACCGCCGTCTTTGTCTTCAGCGACCGGAAGGTGGGCGTGCTCCGCAACGGCGCCTACCGGCTGGTGCGGCCCCGGGTGGTGCTCAATGCCGCCGGCGCCCGGGAGAAGTACCTTCAGTTTCCAGGCAACCACCTCGTGGGCGTGTTCGGCGCCGGCGCCTTCCAGACGCTGGCCAACCGCGACCTGGTGCGGCCGTCGGAGCGCCTGTTCATCATCGGTGGTGGCAACGTGGGCCTCATCGCCGGCTACCACGCGCTGCAGGCGAGCATCCCCGTGGTGGGGCTGGCCGAAGCCATGCCCCGCTGCGGCGGCTACCAGGTGCACGCCGACAAGTTGGCGCGGCTGGGTGTGCCCATCTACACTTCGCACTCCATCATGTCGGCCAACGGGGTCGAAACCGTGGAGTCCGTCACCATCGCCCGCGTGGACGAGCGGTTCCAGCCCGTCCCCGGCACCGAGAAGACCTTTGCCTGCGACACCGTGCTCATCGCCGTGGGCCTCAATCCCATCGACGAGTTCACCGCGGAGGCGCGTGCCGCCGGGTTGCCCGTCTTCGCCGCCGGCGACGCCCTGGAGATCGCCGAGGCCTCCTCGGCCATGTTCAACGGCCGGATTGCCGGCCTGCAGGTGGCGCAGGCGCTCGGCGCCCCGGTGGACGCCATCCCGCCCGCCTGGCACGAGAAGGCCGAAATCCTCAAGTCGCATCCTGGACCGGTGCAGCCGCCGGCGCCGCCGGCGGCCGATTCCGGCGTGCTGCCGGTCATCCATTGCCGGCAGGAAATCCCGTGCAACCCATGCGCCGCCGTCTGTCCCACCCAGTCCATTCGAATCCAGGGTGATCCCATCATGGGGCTGCCGTACTTTGAGGGGACCTGCACCGGCTGCACCCGGTGCGTGGCCATCTGCCCGGGCCTGGCCATCACCCTGGTGGATTACCGGAAGGATCCCGAAAACCCCACGGTCACGGTGCCGTACGAGGTGTTCAACTACCCGGTGGCCGTCGGCGACACCGTGCCGGCTGTTGACATCGACGGCCGTCCACTGGGGGACCTGCCGGTTGCCGGAGTGGTCCGAAACACGGCCGGCCGGATGCAGCTGGTCCGGCTCCGCGCGCCCCGGGAGCTGGCGGCGCGAGTGGTGTCGTTCCGCATCCAGGATGAAGCCGTGACGCGCCCGCTGGCGGAAACCGCCCCGGCGCCGGCCGACGGTGACAGCGCCTTCGTTTGCCTGTGCGAGCGCGTGAGCCGGGGGGAGGTTCGGGCGTTGGTGCGCCGCGGCGTCACTGACGTGAACATGATCAAGGCGGTCACCCGGGCCGGCATGGGGGCCTGCGGCTCCAAGACATGCCAGACCATGATCCGGCAGATCCTCCGCGAGGAGGGCGTGCCGGCGGACGCGGTGACGCCCAACACCCGGCGCCCTGTGTTCGTGGAGATTCCCCTCGGCGTGTTCGCCGGCGAATCCGACCAGGAGCACCGCTCATGAGCCGGCCGAACTACGACGTCATCGTGATCGGAGCGGGCTCGGTGGGCGTGCCGGCGGCGCTGGCGCTGGCCGGGCAGGGGCTGTCGGTGCTCGTGCTCGACGAGCATCCGTCGCCGGGGCAGGGGAACAACAAAAAAGCCATCGGCGGCATCCGCGCCACCCATTCCGACTTCGGCAAGATCCGGGTCTGCCAGCGGAGCATCGAGATTTTTGCCGGCTGGGAGGCGGAACACGGTGACGACATCGGCTGGCTGAGCAACGGCTACAGCTATCCCGCCTACAGCGAGGCGGACGAGCGCAAGCTCAAGGCCCTGATGACGGTACAGCACCAGTTCGGGCTGGACATCTGCTGGCTGACCGCCGACGAGTACGCCGAGCTGGCGCCGGGCATCAGCCGGGACGGCCTCCGGGGTTCCACCTATTCGCCGGGCGACGGCAGCGCCTCACCGCTCCTGGCCATGGGCGCCTTCTATTTCAAGAGCCTCGACCGCGGCGTCGTTTACCGCTTCGGCGAAACAGTCACGGGCATCACCACCGCCGCCGGCCGGGTCACCGGCGTGGTGACGGACCGCGGCGCCTACGGCTGCGACTGCCTCATCAACGCCGCCGGCAACCACGCCCGGGCGGTGGCTGAAATGGCCGGCGAGTCGTTCCCGGTCCGGTCCGACTGTCACGAGGCGGCCATCACCGAGCCGGTGGCGCGGTTCTGCGGGCCCATGATCGTGGACATGCGCGCCGGCGAGAACTCGCTCAACTACTACTTCTACCAGAACCGGGAAGGGCAGGTGGTCTTCTGCATCACCCCGCACCCGCCCATCTGGGGCGAAGACAACGCCTCCACCTCGGTCTTCTTCCCCCAGGTGGCCAGGCGGATGGTGTCGCTCTACCCGCGGCTGGCCAATCTCAAGGTGCGACGCTCGTGGCGCGGGCAGTATCCCATGACGCCCGACGCCTTCCCCATCGTGGGCCGGACACGGAGCTGCCCGAACTTCATCCAGGCCATCGGTATGTGCGGCCAGGGCTTCATGCTGGGGCCGGGCCTGAGCGAGCTGCTGGCGCGGCTGGTGACCGACACGCTCACCGAAGAGGACGCGCGCATCCTCGAGAGCTTCGAGCCGTACCGGGAGTTCACGGGCACCGAGGCGTTTCAGTAGGACGAGGCGCACTCCCGTTCCCCTGATTCGTGCTCGTAATTCGTAATCGTAATTCGTAATCGTAATCGCAATTCGTAATCGTGATCGTAATTCCTGATCGTAATCGTGATCGTAACTGATCCTCACTGTCCAACCCGCCATCGACTCCTGTTACGCCCGTTCGGCGAACGCGGCCTACGGATGTCAACGGACGGTCACGGCATGATCAGACGCCTCGTTTTTCCGCGTGCCCCGTCAGGGCCGGGCGCAGCCAGAGGTCTCTGGCCCGATGCTCGATGCCCGCATGATGTAAACGAGACTCGGTTACGATCAGGATTACGATTACGAGCACGATTACGAGCACGACATCCGAAGTCCGATATCCGCGTCACGGCAACGAGCCCCTGGCCTCGAGTCTCTAACCTCGGTCCTCTGGCCTCGAGTCTCCAGCCTCGAGCCTCGAGCCTCTGGACTCGAGTCTCCAGCCGCATTGATTCAAGTGGGAAAAAAGAGGGCGCCGGTCGGGCAACCGGCGCCCCGGAGGCTTACCCCTATTGGTTGAGGTAAGGTTGGAGGAGCCGGAGGAATCCCTGGAATTCCTCCGGTACAGGCATGAGGGCATCGGATAGGATCTTCCGGTGGTCGATCAACTTCTGGTAAAAAGTATAATTGGCCTTCCGGTCGATGGTCAGGGTCGCGCCCTGGATCGATATTCCCGCGAACAGACCCTTGCTGCGCGAGTAGGACAGGATGCCGGCCCGCAGGGTCAGGTCAGTGCCCGCCTCGGCGTTACGGCCCACCGGTCCGGCAGTGGCGGCCTCGTCGCCGCTGAACGTGAAGTTGTCGGACAGGATGGCGTCGACGCCGCGGGGATTCTGGACCAGCAGGATCAGGTCCACCGCCTGGCCGCCGAGCTGCAAACCAAAGCTGCCGCCCTTGATGGCGACGAAGCACGGATTGCTCCAGCGGTCCTTCTGCCGGCGCACCATGATGCCGTATCCCGCCCGGCCGCCGAAGAGGAACGCCCCTTCCACCACGCGGGGGATGACGATCACCGCCTCACTGCCCGCCAGCAGCTTGTCGGGGATCCCCTGTTCGGGAATGTTCAGCACTTCCTCCAGCACGGCCGTGGCGTTGGCCATGCGGCTCACGGTCTTGTTGCGGCTCAGCGCCAGCGCCGGCGTGCCGAAGCCCAGGCCGAGAGCGGCGACGAGCAGTCCGGCGACGCACGGCGTCAGCAGGCGGGGTGCAGATTGGGACATGTTCAACCTCCCAGAGCGGACAGATCGCCCACGGCTATCGGTGCGGACAGCGCCAGCGCGTCGGCCTATTCCAGCTTCCGGCGCAGGTACGCCGGGATGTCCAGCCGGCCGGACGCCACGTCGAGCCCGGACGCCATCCGCATGTCGGCCACGCAGACCGGCTCCATGGTCGGCTCGGCGACCGGCTTGCCGACGGCGGCGGGCGTCTGCTGGCCCGGCGCCGGCATGGCCGCCTTGGCCGTCTGGGCCTCGAAGCCGGTGGCGATGACGGTGATCTTGATCTTTTCGCCCAGCCCCTGGTCGTAGACCACGCCCCAGATGATGTTGGCGGTGGGATCCGCGGCGTCCTGAAGCACGGCGGCCGCCTCGCTGATGTCGTGCATGGTCATGGAGTCGCTGCCGGTCACGTTCATGATGACGCCCTTGGCGCCGTGGATCTGGCAGTCTTCCAGAAGCGGGTTGGAGATCGCCCGGCGGGCGGCGTCGGCGGCGCGGTTGTCGCCCTCGCCCACGCCGATTCCCATCAGGGCGATACCCATGTCCTGCATGATGGTGCGGACGTCGGCGAAATCCAGGTTGATCATGCCGGGCACCGTGATCAGGTCGGAAATCCCCTGCACGGCTTGGCGGAGCACGTCGTCGCAGACGTTGAACGCCTGCATGAGCGGCGTCTTCAGGTCCAGCGCCTGGAGCAGCCGGTCATTGGGGATGGTGATGACGGTGTCGACGCAATCCTTCAGGTCCTTGAGACCCATGTCGGCCTGGGAGGACCGTCGCCGGCCCTCGAAGGTGAACGGTTTGGTGACCACGGCGATGGTCAGCGCACCCAGCTCGGACGACAGGGACGCGATGATGGGTGCAGCGCCGGTGCCCGTACCGCCGCCCAACCCGGCCGTGATGAACACCATGTCGGCGCCCTCGAGTTGCTCGATGATCCGCTCGGTATCCTCGAGCGCGGCGGCCCGGCCCACGTCGGGGTTGGCGCCCGCGCCGAGGCCCTTGGTCAGCTTGCCGCCCAGTTGCAGCTTGATCGGGGCCGCGCTGCGCTCCAGGGCCTGCAGGTCGGTGTTGGCCGCGATGAATTCAATTCCCTCGACCCGGGCCTGGATCATCCGGTTGACAGCGTTGCAGCCGCCGCCGCCGACGCCGACGACCTTGATCTTGGCGCCGACGCGGCCTTCCTCCTCGAACGTGAACAGACGGTTCGGAACTTTGTTCATGCCTTCCATGTTGCTCCTCCTCCAGCTATATGCTGAATAATTCCTGGATCCAGTTCTTCACCCGGTGCGACGTCCGGACGACGCCGGCGCGGCCGCCGACCAGTCGGTCGTCCAGCGACGACTCGCGACGCGTCATCGCCAGCCGGGCCTTCTGAAACAGGCCCACC
Protein-coding regions in this window:
- a CDS encoding FAD-dependent oxidoreductase gives rise to the protein MSTHRITQHPVLDIPPTETVTFYWQRQPFTARRGEMISSALIANGVKVFGRHHRDGSGQGLFCANGQCSKCMVIANGMPVKSCMTPVKANMVVESCGGLPELPAADAAPALHDIPETETDVLVIGGGPAGLSAAIELGKMGIHTLLVDDKTELGGKLVLQTHKFFGSVEDSRAGTRGNHIGRLLGEAVASDPHIEVWLDSTAVFVFSDRKVGVLRNGAYRLVRPRVVLNAAGAREKYLQFPGNHLVGVFGAGAFQTLANRDLVRPSERLFIIGGGNVGLIAGYHALQASIPVVGLAEAMPRCGGYQVHADKLARLGVPIYTSHSIMSANGVETVESVTIARVDERFQPVPGTEKTFACDTVLIAVGLNPIDEFTAEARAAGLPVFAAGDALEIAEASSAMFNGRIAGLQVAQALGAPVDAIPPAWHEKAEILKSHPGPVQPPAPPAADSGVLPVIHCRQEIPCNPCAAVCPTQSIRIQGDPIMGLPYFEGTCTGCTRCVAICPGLAITLVDYRKDPENPTVTVPYEVFNYPVAVGDTVPAVDIDGRPLGDLPVAGVVRNTAGRMQLVRLRAPRELAARVVSFRIQDEAVTRPLAETAPAPADGDSAFVCLCERVSRGEVRALVRRGVTDVNMIKAVTRAGMGACGSKTCQTMIRQILREEGVPADAVTPNTRRPVFVEIPLGVFAGESDQEHRS
- a CDS encoding FAD-binding oxidoreductase; amino-acid sequence: MSRPNYDVIVIGAGSVGVPAALALAGQGLSVLVLDEHPSPGQGNNKKAIGGIRATHSDFGKIRVCQRSIEIFAGWEAEHGDDIGWLSNGYSYPAYSEADERKLKALMTVQHQFGLDICWLTADEYAELAPGISRDGLRGSTYSPGDGSASPLLAMGAFYFKSLDRGVVYRFGETVTGITTAAGRVTGVVTDRGAYGCDCLINAAGNHARAVAEMAGESFPVRSDCHEAAITEPVARFCGPMIVDMRAGENSLNYYFYQNREGQVVFCITPHPPIWGEDNASTSVFFPQVARRMVSLYPRLANLKVRRSWRGQYPMTPDAFPIVGRTRSCPNFIQAIGMCGQGFMLGPGLSELLARLVTDTLTEEDARILESFEPYREFTGTEAFQ
- a CDS encoding lipid-binding SYLF domain-containing protein, whose protein sequence is MSQSAPRLLTPCVAGLLVAALGLGFGTPALALSRNKTVSRMANATAVLEEVLNIPEQGIPDKLLAGSEAVIVIPRVVEGAFLFGGRAGYGIMVRRQKDRWSNPCFVAIKGGSFGLQLGGQAVDLILLVQNPRGVDAILSDNFTFSGDEAATAGPVGRNAEAGTDLTLRAGILSYSRSKGLFAGISIQGATLTIDRKANYTFYQKLIDHRKILSDALMPVPEEFQGFLRLLQPYLNQ
- the ftsZ gene encoding cell division protein FtsZ, which codes for MNKVPNRLFTFEEEGRVGAKIKVVGVGGGGCNAVNRMIQARVEGIEFIAANTDLQALERSAAPIKLQLGGKLTKGLGAGANPDVGRAAALEDTERIIEQLEGADMVFITAGLGGGTGTGAAPIIASLSSELGALTIAVVTKPFTFEGRRRSSQADMGLKDLKDCVDTVITIPNDRLLQALDLKTPLMQAFNVCDDVLRQAVQGISDLITVPGMINLDFADVRTIMQDMGIALMGIGVGEGDNRAADAARRAISNPLLEDCQIHGAKGVIMNVTGSDSMTMHDISEAAAVLQDAADPTANIIWGVVYDQGLGEKIKITVIATGFEAQTAKAAMPAPGQQTPAAVGKPVAEPTMEPVCVADMRMASGLDVASGRLDIPAYLRRKLE